atgtagaacattataattttaatctccgttttagattaaatttatttatttcaaatgaggGCAGAGTACTGCACCCttgaaaaatgtaaatgactcctattcaaatgtaataaaagctttacttttcagatttttaacttttttttgcatttttattatgatgaatATGTTCATGTGACTAGTGGGACTACTAGGAATAAACTTAGGGAAACATTATAATGCATTTATCTAGAAATTATTGGTTtgtactatttaaataaagatattttatgagatttaaattctttttgttcactatataataataaatctgcaactgcatcaaaatacgtttaaaaatatgtacttgtattttgatgatttttagTGACATCATTATAtctcacaaaaataaaatcttcagACTAAGTGTGAAGCCGGGCCGCGTCGCTACTCAAAACATCTTTAACACCACCCTATGCAAAAGAAAATAGACAAGCTGGTTTGACCTTCGGCCTAAGTTTTGTTTGCCACACGAActtggttttttttatgtgttacataatataagtaatagtACCTACAAAGTTAAAGCGCGTGTCTCCTGCTCGATAAAATAaccttataaattatttattttcactggATATGGCTTCATTAAAACATTGCGGTCCCGtggctttttaatttatactctGATGCCGTTTTCTTGTTTggcaatgggctagtaacctgacACCAGGGTGGCCTTACTAAAGTCCTTttgatttacataatatatagatAGTCTTGCGTAATGAAACAAAGTGTCCATTTTACATGGATTTTAATGGTAAACCTCATAAAATTACAGGAAATATGTGCTTGGCCTCTTGTAAGCGAACGTGTTGAGGCGCTTGTGGTGGTGCACGCGTTTCGGCAATGGGAAACGGATGTGACTGTTGTGGAACTGTTTCACTTGCGGCCGGCGGCATGCGGACGCCTTGATTACTTCCACTTTGATGATCTGTCAACAAAGTAATAAATCAATACCTTGTTTATATTGGGTGTTTAAAATATGCTCTAGTAGTTTTctctttcataaaattttaccaataAACCTTTCATCCataaaagcaggaaaaggtgTTATTATACCCAAAGTGAAGGAAAGAGTGGAAAAGGCTTACATACCAATAGAAAAGGGACAATAAGAATTCAGAATAATtagttttctaataaaaagaaaaaataagagCAGAAATGACAGATCCACATCTATTCTCTACCTGAcaatatgtttaattatgGTAATTTTGCAATTGAGTCCAATTTGATTTCCTTCCAATCTAAAGTTGGCTGCCAGTAAGTAATGGTTGAGTTCACTAaatctgtttatttaaaagtacctGGATAAACATGTGTAATTTGACACTATCTGACATCTAATTGTAAACAACATACTGCCCAGGGggtgttaataaattatatgtatgttataattcATGTTATAGTCTCTGTggtgaaataaaaagtatatgaCCCTGGAATTAAAATCTGTTAAACAGAGTGAGTATGAGCTATGACTAGCCCATATCCGTGTGAAATCAAACCATTGAGGTCATGATACCAGCTCTGCATATTATGTACTAACAGTCTCTAATCTATACAACAAAAAGCTCTTTACCTGGATAGAGTGAGCACGTGCCCTGTGCCTTGCCCCCATGTCCCTGTAGCACTGTGTGACTGCGCCACCGACACTGAGGTCACGGTACTCGCGGTACATGTTGTGAACTCCCGACCGAGACTCATAGCGCAACCAGATACCAAAGTTCTTGATCTTGACGGGGCTCTTCTCTGGGATTtcctgaaataattaaatagaaaactgataacatacaaataatggAATCTGAAATAGAATTGTTTACAATCCCTgttaatatattctttttcccttaattaattctatcaaaaagtcACATAGCTACACaaggccttttagtctttttgagactgttggctctgcctaccctgcaCAGGATATAAATGTGATGATACGTATGTAAAACCAATGAGTAACCTACAGAAGTCAGTACTagtttttctatttgtatTATCAAGCATTTAGATTAATGTAATTTGGTGAGtttttcatagatctgtttaaaactattttacgATTTTatcttatgtatttaaattattatttatttaaaataaaattgttactaatgaatgaatattaaatCGGTTTACAGGTTATTGCTTTACCTAATGTAaggtacatttaaaaaaaaagttaatggaCAAACAGTTTACCTAGATTGGTAATCATCAAGCATctattcagaaaataaatctattctcaGCAAAGAATTTTTAGACTTCATCATATTTTGGTACAGTTTAACTTTTTCGGTAGTATCCGGTAATATAGCCTGGTCTTATTCAccaagtatatattttattttattgcttgcaacttagtttattaaataggcattcataataaacaaaaatcaaacCTTGATagaaacaatttcaccagtaGTCTTCTTGAACTTCTTCAGTTGTCGCAAGAAGTACCAAAATCGGGACTTGGCTACAATAGGGTCAGGAGAGAAAATTCTCATTTTGTATAGTGGAGGCTTCGGCTCGCTCTCCGAAGGGAGCTTGCGGCCTATGACCTCGAATTCCTTCAactgaaatacaaaaattaacaaaacattAGCCAGTCGGTTAACAAAATCATCCAAGCGACATCAATTCACAACACGACATAACCTAAAAAGCTACTATATAAACTTTACAGTTATGTCCACAAATATcacaaattcaatatttaattgttacacAGATGAAGATTTTACATAGCTGCACTTAGTTCACGatatgaaaatacatattttggaAATTTTGTGGCATTGCCGCTGAAGCGACAACGTGTAGCATTGCATACCTTGCATTCGAGATAAAAATTCACAACAAATTACACCTAAAACATTATACACATAATACCACATTCTtagatttgataaaaaatataataatattcacaataaatgtaaaaatagtgAAAACTCACCTCTCCTTTCGCCTTCATTTTCAGAGAACTTTACCTAAAGAACTGTCAACGGAAGCGGAAGACTTAACCAAAAGAAAGATGGAGGACGATAGTAGACAGTGTTGCTAACTATCTCCAACAAGAAGGCGCTAAATCCCGAGAATAAATcagtaaaaattacaaataaaatacttgtCTCATAAACACTTATTTGCACAAAGAGGACTAAAAGGAACGACCAACacctttaatttttcttttgctCTATTTTTTTAGCTCTCTCATTGACCAACACCAATTAAGTAACTTCGTGTCTcttcaaaccatgacattggcagaatcaatcatcagaaaaataaaggtggaatatagaaaataaagaaagaaacaaCCAAGAAAGACTTactcattattaaataccacCAACGTAAACaagccgtgccgtgtggttcccagcaccaataaaaagaagaatagaaccactccatctctttcccatggatgccgtaaaaagcgactaagggataggcttacaaacttaagattcttttttaggcgacaggcctTCGATCAACTATAAACAACTAGATACACAGTCccgagcaaaataaaacaaaatatcgtcCTCACCTCAAtacgtaattattataacGCATATTACTTCGACTATTTGACAATGTCTTATGTCTAAAAACAAGTGTATTGAAAATTGAACCTTAAGTGTTACATAATAAGGCACGCAATCCTTAAAAAAACGTAGTTTGGTGTGACATGGTATTAACTCAACGTTTCATTTAGAACAAAGAGGCGATTGGAGTGGCTTTGTTTTACCTTTACACACTTTAACATTTTGATACGAAATGcgttgcaataaaaattgtctATTGGATGTTAGAAGGAGTTTGTTTGGGTGTATGAGTGCTTGAAGGTCTGTGATTATGTGTCGATTTGGatgtaagtagtttattttttactttaaaggtagttcttttgttttttgtcgACTTCTGTGGCCTAATGATCATCTTGCCTGACTGCCAAgtcggaggtctcgggtttgATCCCCGGTTTGGTTAATCtggaaaatgtatttttagatgtttgtttgtaagtatgtgaggatgtttgttactcaatcacgcaaattctactgaacagatttcgATGTGATTTGGTTTACAGGATAATTACTACCCCAAAATTCTTACAGAAGCGAGGCTCCGGGGCGCAAATAGTGTTCGaagtactattttttttgtcaattttatactttactaGCTTGTTTGATTGAGGGTCTATTCTGTTTATAGAGAACTATCAATAAATTAGAACgaattaaagtttatatataaatctattttaattcGACAATAGtgacaataaaatatgtattactataataaaaagtgattaAACAACAACAACCGATCTTAATAAATACTACCACTTATTTAATGCCGGCTACAGATTATTGCCGCGAAAGTCTGCGAATAAGAGGCACAAGTTTTGCCGTGAATTCACGGCGAGAATTCGTGCTGTGAATTCATATTTCCATTCAcctcattaaataattaattaaccgaactagtatcaaaataaaaaatcacaaacaaaaaataaaacaaagcgaCTCCACAACTTTATGTTCCTAGGCAAGCATCAAGAAGCGCGGCGAcaaaactatatttgtttcgtttactctttaatatttattgaccgCAAGAAAGAGATAGGTGCGGATAGTGCTAAATGCCGAGTAccgttaagttttaaatatttaataaaatgatttgataGAAAACCAACAGCTAACTTATACTATTAAGTGTGATTACTTTAAAACTGAATTGTACTAACATGAAATAGGAAACGCCATCATTTTTGAGCGCAATTCTTGGAcaatttttacactttttaacAGCACAGCACTTCGTCATTGTGCGACGTTGTCACTCGTGGACGGACGAAACGAGACTAGCCGAGAACTTTACTCACTTGAGCGTTGAGTAGAGTTTTGCCGCGGACACTTTTTTAGCGGGATTGTGAGGTTAGTTGTTTATAGTACGTCAatgcgacaggctagcaacctgtcactatttgaatctcaattctatcattaagccaaatagctgaacgtggcctttcagtatttgcaagactgttggctctgtctaccccgtaagggatatagacgtgatgatatgtatgtatgtatgtaacgtaaACAAGCAAATTCAAAGCCATTTTTAGCTTGCTTTCAGTTTTCTAAATTTTGAATCCTTCTTAAACTCCCTGTAATTCTTTAATATCTGGAAAATGTGCACTAGATGCTGAGCTATGTGTAACCACATAGCCCGCAAAGTCGCTAGGTAAAAAAAGCGCTAGGTATAGCACTGACGATGCTAATTTGGAAACACTGAATGTAGGTGTTGccataagtaaaataataatagaggTCTACTATCGTCGTCGTCTTCCACAGTCGTCTTGCTGACCAACTTATGCAATCATTTCTTTAGATTCTCAAAGTCACTTTGACACATGTAAAGCAGATTAAATCAATCTTTAGCGTCAGATGAAGATGACAATTTCACAATCCCGAGACGTGTTACTGAAGAAGACGGATTTCGCGACTTTCTTGAAGTGAAAGCTAGGCTGATTTGTCCCTAATTTGCAAAATTATGTGTGGGTAAAAGTGGctgtaaaaatgttttctcGGAATATTGGCCGTTTAGTAAAATACAGCCTTTACGGTAGCGTGGGCATAGGCGGCACCGTTGGTTTTCTGAAGGCGCAAGATGATGATATCGCAGCACTTACTGTTGTCAGGGTCATTAGAACCGCTACTACTGCAGTGGAAATCGGGAGGATATACCAAACCATGTTATATAGCAAAGAGTGGGATACGGAATCTGAGGAATATTTGCAGTTGAGAAGTCAAGCTCATCAGTTCAGTGctgaaaaactacttgacCTCTGCATAGCTAATAGAGGAATTTATATAAAGCTTGGACAACACGTCGGTGCACTAGAATATTTGGTTCCAAATGAGTACGTGAAAACTATGCAAATTTTACATAAGAATGCACCTAAAAATACTGTTCAGGAGTTAAATCAAGTAATAGAAGAAGAATTCAACAAGAAGGTAAACTTTTTCTTATCATTTAATCCTGGTTAATGTCATGACAGTGATGATGTCACATTTTTTCAAGTGTAAATATTACAGAAAATTGAATAACCTTCGATTATAGTTAAACTTTTAGTCATTTTGACATACTATTTCAGTCTCGATGATAGCTTTTTTGACTCATGAGAACTCCACCCTAACAAAGTCTCAATGATTGGTTGAGTTTGTTgggaaatgtaaaattaataaataataatacttccCATATTTTATAGTCCTTATCATCTGAAATGGTTTTAAATTGAGTGCATGTTTGTTTCAACAAAActataagatattttatttttattatttaaatttcataagtcaattaatcacaacaatgtattctctcgtccacatttctattctaagtttagaTAGCTGTGAAGTTGaggttgttgaagaaaatgctgcagtacagtttgttaccgcttcttctgcactgatgctttggaagcggcagtaaactttgttttaagtaatttatttgacatcaacctatgttttaaaaccaaaagatatgacaattattaagtgatattgaagtgtcccataataatgaataaaagttttgaatttttatttttatatattaaatctaTGATTTTGTTTCTAATTTGTGTaatgactttatttttgtttttttttccaaataccaatatttattttaggctGATGAATTGTTTGATGATTTTGAACCTGAGCCCCTTGGCACAGCCTCTTTAGCACAAGTCCACAAAGCAAAACTAAAAGATGGTACTGTTGTAGCTGTGAAAGTCCAACATCCTTTTGTTAAGAACAATTTTGACATAGACCTGAAATGGATAGAATTTGTGTTGAAAACTATGATGAAAATATTCCCAGAATTCAAAATGCAATGGTTGATAGATGAGACcaagaagaatataaaaaaggaactAGATTTTTTACTAGAAGGAGAAAATGCAGAAAAAGTAGCTGAGTTATTCAAACATTATAAATGGTTgaaaataccaaaaatatatagagAATACAGCACAAGTAGAGTTCTAGTAATGGAGTATATACAAGGTGGGATGATCAatgatttgaaatatattgaaGTAAgtgtattttaaagtttttcctaatttattatcatattgGTTCTCATTGCAATTGAGTATCCCACTATTAATATGCCTGTTTTAAGacaatacataaattttaaaatttatattttaataatttatactaatacatattttaataatttcaggagcacaaaataaacaaatttgatGTGTGCGAGAAAATTGGCGATCTATACTCAAACATGATATTTGTGACTGGGTTTGTGCACAGTGATCCGCACCCTGGCAACATTATGGTGATCAAAGAGCCAAAAGACAAAGAAGTCACTCTCTGCTTGTTGGACCATGGTTTATATGCTGTAAGTTGTAATAGACAAGGAGATTTGAGCCCCTGATTCAGAATCAGCTTCCTAGCAAAAGTAGAGCTTACtcttgaaattataaaaaagcctttttcttaacatatttatttatgtacacaaaattatatgcaggtgcatttaatacaaaaatgataGTACAaagtaacataatatttgatgcaaattttatttttgtttcggtatcttaatttcagtttcaattacttggtaaaaatatttatgattgtGAAACACAAACTTAATCTGAaccaattttatatgaaatttgaaataattactgGAGTAAAGAATTCCTATTGGCACCTTGActcaaaaagtaataatattttgtacttcGATCTTTGCGATATTTGGAGGTCAAACAAGTGTTAT
Above is a window of Amyelois transitella isolate CPQ chromosome 8, ilAmyTran1.1, whole genome shotgun sequence DNA encoding:
- the LOC106136851 gene encoding large ribosomal subunit protein eL20, yielding MKAKGELKEFEVIGRKLPSESEPKPPLYKMRIFSPDPIVAKSRFWYFLRQLKKFKKTTGEIVSIKEIPEKSPVKIKNFGIWLRYESRSGVHNMYREYRDLSVGGAVTQCYRDMGARHRARAHSIQIIKVEVIKASACRRPQVKQFHNSHIRFPLPKRVHHHKRLNTFAYKRPSTYFL
- the LOC106137493 gene encoding aarF domain-containing kinase 1 encodes the protein MFSRNIGRLVKYSLYGSVGIGGTVGFLKAQDDDIAALTVVRVIRTATTAVEIGRIYQTMLYSKEWDTESEEYLQLRSQAHQFSAEKLLDLCIANRGIYIKLGQHVGALEYLVPNEYVKTMQILHKNAPKNTVQELNQVIEEEFNKKADELFDDFEPEPLGTASLAQVHKAKLKDGTVVAVKVQHPFVKNNFDIDLKWIEFVLKTMMKIFPEFKMQWLIDETKKNIKKELDFLLEGENAEKVAELFKHYKWLKIPKIYREYSTSRVLVMEYIQGGMINDLKYIEEHKINKFDVCEKIGDLYSNMIFVTGFVHSDPHPGNIMVIKEPKDKEVTLCLLDHGLYAQLTDEFKYHYSKLWLGILSRNTEEMRIHSEAIGIRKELYGLFACIVTGRTWEAILQGINRTNPSPHEKRIFQEHLPSFIHHVTHCLEQVDRQALLVFKTNDLIRSIEYALGTDKRMCGSIVMTKYCLQNVYQYDCRHVSSVVRRPLLAIKYRWSLVLLYFFNLYLALIEKWNKCVNCS